A genome region from Panacibacter microcysteis includes the following:
- the hxpB gene encoding hexitol phosphatase HxpB, with the protein MQLNTAIFDMDGLLIDSEPLWNEAAAEVFRMYGVSLSEEQYHSTTGLRTKEFVQWWFQHFNLGDAEHARAEKLIFEKVIEKIEQKGRVMPGVPYIFRFFHERGFKIGIASSSPLGMIDKAIEMCGLQQFVQAKASAENLPHGKPHPQVYLDCALALNADPLECICFEDSFPGLIAVKAARMKCVVVPHFSQQKSEKWVIADLRISSLQNFGELHLNLMQ; encoded by the coding sequence ATGCAACTGAATACGGCTATTTTCGATATGGACGGACTTTTGATCGACAGCGAACCACTCTGGAACGAAGCAGCAGCAGAAGTTTTCAGGATGTACGGCGTTTCCCTTTCTGAAGAACAATATCATTCCACTACAGGTTTGCGTACAAAAGAATTTGTGCAATGGTGGTTTCAGCATTTCAACCTGGGCGATGCAGAACATGCCCGTGCAGAAAAACTGATCTTCGAAAAAGTAATTGAAAAAATAGAACAGAAAGGCAGAGTTATGCCGGGCGTGCCGTACATCTTCCGCTTCTTTCATGAGCGCGGTTTTAAAATAGGCATTGCATCTTCTTCACCGCTGGGTATGATTGATAAGGCTATTGAAATGTGCGGTCTGCAACAGTTTGTGCAGGCAAAGGCGTCGGCAGAAAACTTACCCCATGGCAAGCCACACCCACAGGTTTACCTGGATTGTGCCCTTGCATTAAATGCAGACCCGCTGGAATGTATTTGTTTCGAAGATTCATTTCCCGGTCTTATTGCCGTAAAAGCAGCCCGCATGAAATGCGTGGTGGTGCCACATTTCAGCCAGCAAAAGAGTGAGAAATGGGTTATTGCAGATCTCAGGATTTCATCATTACAAAATTTTGGCGAGCTGCATTTAAACCTGATGCAGTAA
- a CDS encoding phosphoribosylaminoimidazolesuccinocarboxamide synthase has protein sequence MANFTFPHQTSFYKGKVRDVYTINNQWLVMIASNRISAFDVILPRPIPYKGQVLNQIAAYMLGATQDICQNWLYATPAPNVAIGKKCEPFKIEMVVRGNLTGHAWRTYNAGKRTLCGVQMPEGLKENDFFPSPIITPSTKASEGHDEDISAEEIIAGGLATKDEWETLCKYTLALFARGKEIAAKRGLILVDTKYEFGKLKDQIVLMDEIHTPDSSRYFYADGYEERQQKGERQKQLSKEFVREWLIANNFMGKEGQTVPDMTDEWVDTISKRYIELYEQVIGEPFKPKELSDEETYECIISSLSNFSA, from the coding sequence ATGGCAAACTTTACATTCCCTCACCAAACCTCCTTTTATAAAGGAAAAGTAAGAGACGTTTATACTATTAATAATCAATGGCTGGTAATGATAGCGAGCAACCGTATTTCTGCCTTCGATGTTATTTTACCAAGACCGATACCTTATAAAGGACAGGTTTTAAATCAAATAGCTGCTTACATGCTGGGGGCCACCCAGGATATTTGTCAAAACTGGTTATACGCCACCCCTGCGCCCAATGTTGCCATCGGCAAAAAATGCGAACCATTCAAAATTGAAATGGTCGTGCGTGGCAACCTTACGGGGCATGCATGGCGCACCTACAACGCTGGCAAAAGAACACTTTGCGGTGTACAAATGCCGGAAGGTCTAAAAGAAAACGACTTTTTCCCCTCTCCTATTATAACGCCTTCCACAAAAGCTTCTGAAGGCCACGATGAAGACATCTCAGCAGAAGAAATTATCGCCGGTGGCCTTGCAACAAAAGATGAGTGGGAAACGCTTTGCAAATACACTTTGGCTCTTTTTGCCAGGGGTAAAGAAATTGCTGCCAAACGCGGCCTTATACTCGTGGATACGAAATACGAATTTGGCAAACTGAAAGACCAGATTGTTTTGATGGATGAAATTCATACACCCGATTCATCGCGCTATTTCTATGCAGATGGTTATGAAGAACGCCAGCAAAAAGGCGAACGCCAGAAGCAACTTAGCAAAGAGTTTGTACGCGAATGGCTTATTGCCAACAACTTTATGGGCAAGGAAGGGCAAACAGTGCCTGACATGACTGATGAATGGGTTGACACCATCTCCAAACGCTACATAGAATTATACGAGCAGGTTATTGGCGAGCCTTTTAAACCGAAGGAACTGAGCGACGAAGAAACATACGAATGCATCATTTCAAGCCTCAGCAACTTTAGCGCTTAA
- a CDS encoding TonB-dependent receptor domain-containing protein, with translation MRKSQCIPVICFVALLISFKSFAQTTTVSGKILNSTTKESVSAVSVVIKGSAIGAYTDDKGNFKFTTSQKPPFTLVVSAISFETKEVEYNGGEVTVELNVSYALGQDIVVAATKLPQRIMEAPVSIERVNASTIRNTPGASYYDALNNLKGVDITTSSYTFKTVSTRGFNGSGNLRFNQLVDGMDNAAPSLNFSVGNVIGLSELDVDNMELLSGASSALYGSGGMNGTLLVSSKDPFKYQGVSFQIKQGVNHINDSRHNAAPFYDWSFRWGKKVSEKFAFKVGAEYIKANDWQANDSTNLLRNNVLSKIDPNGGTRASDPNYDGVNIFGDEASAGLKSFAQVAVFQGVPTLPPGTTDLLNQLISSMPYTDVKATLAANPATAPLNAFLPFYAGYFGPSLNPAQYKDVYGAQAVSRTGYQEKDIVDYDAKNLKFNAGLYFNITPSTQMSLTANWGSGTSVYTGADRYSLKNFRIGQYKFEIKNPNWLFRAYTTQENSGDSYASTLTALSINNAWKANSVWFQQYTAVYTDAVLSGLPSAQAHTTARGYADQGRFAPGSKEFQDAFNKATTTSIGEGGSQFKDKSGVYHFEGQYNLTPYIKVIDVLVGASYRWYDLKSNGTIFADDPDSLGSIKISEVGAFMQLQKSLLKDVLKLSASGRFDKNQNFEGRFTPRITASVKVAKDNHIRLSYQQAYRFPTNQDQWINLRTPGSILIGCLPGFNDYYKFSTSNPVFSAQSVVNYRAAYAQTGVADPTLLERVQLKTVVPESMQSFEIGYRGIIAKKLLIDAYFYTSKYKNFIGREAVAGGQSMSEAATYGELLSPFTSTNYSFVKNSPTPVKATGWGFGAEYSAGKGYTIKGNVYGDQLQDVPEDFVTFFNTPKIRYNLGFGNANVYKGLGFNVLYKWQDDVSWEGTFGSGTIPSFGTMDLLLSYKLGKSKNLVKLGATNLFNNYYRNAFGNPYIGGLYYVSFGYNVF, from the coding sequence ATGAGAAAGAGTCAGTGCATTCCAGTGATTTGCTTTGTCGCCCTGTTAATCAGTTTTAAAAGTTTTGCTCAAACAACAACAGTATCAGGAAAGATTTTAAACAGCACTACCAAGGAATCTGTTTCCGCGGTATCTGTCGTTATCAAAGGTTCAGCAATAGGTGCATATACCGATGACAAGGGAAACTTTAAATTTACTACTTCACAAAAGCCTCCGTTTACATTAGTGGTAAGCGCTATCAGCTTTGAAACAAAAGAAGTGGAATACAACGGGGGAGAAGTTACTGTAGAATTAAATGTTTCTTATGCACTTGGCCAGGATATCGTGGTAGCTGCAACCAAATTACCGCAAAGAATAATGGAAGCACCGGTTTCAATAGAGCGTGTTAACGCATCAACTATAAGAAACACGCCGGGTGCCAGTTATTATGATGCATTGAATAACTTAAAAGGTGTTGACATTACAACATCCAGCTATACTTTTAAAACAGTTAGTACAAGAGGGTTTAATGGCAGCGGTAATTTACGTTTCAACCAATTGGTAGATGGTATGGACAACGCGGCACCAAGCCTTAATTTTTCTGTGGGTAATGTGATCGGGCTTTCTGAACTGGATGTTGATAATATGGAATTGTTGTCCGGTGCATCTTCTGCACTCTATGGTTCGGGGGGCATGAACGGTACGTTGCTTGTATCCAGTAAAGATCCTTTTAAATACCAGGGTGTAAGTTTCCAAATCAAGCAGGGAGTAAACCATATTAATGATTCAAGACATAATGCTGCACCTTTTTATGACTGGAGTTTCAGATGGGGTAAAAAGGTGTCAGAAAAATTCGCGTTTAAAGTGGGCGCCGAATATATAAAGGCAAATGACTGGCAGGCAAATGACAGCACCAATCTTTTGCGTAACAACGTTTTAAGTAAAATAGATCCAAACGGTGGAACGAGAGCTTCAGATCCAAATTATGATGGTGTAAATATTTTCGGTGATGAAGCAAGCGCTGGACTTAAAAGTTTTGCACAAGTTGCGGTCTTTCAAGGTGTTCCTACATTGCCACCAGGTACAACGGATTTGTTGAATCAGTTAATTAGTTCCATGCCTTATACGGATGTTAAAGCTACTCTCGCAGCGAATCCTGCTACTGCTCCTTTAAATGCTTTCCTTCCATTTTATGCAGGATATTTTGGTCCGTCATTAAATCCTGCTCAGTATAAGGACGTATATGGTGCTCAGGCTGTAAGTCGCACAGGCTATCAGGAAAAAGATATTGTAGATTACGATGCTAAAAACCTCAAATTTAATGCTGGATTATATTTTAACATTACCCCATCTACTCAAATGTCGTTAACAGCCAATTGGGGGTCAGGGACAAGTGTTTATACTGGAGCAGACAGGTATTCATTAAAAAACTTCAGGATTGGACAGTATAAATTTGAGATAAAAAACCCAAACTGGCTGTTTAGAGCATACACAACACAGGAGAACTCTGGCGACTCGTATGCTTCAACGTTAACCGCACTATCTATAAATAATGCCTGGAAGGCAAACTCTGTCTGGTTTCAACAATATACTGCTGTTTATACTGATGCTGTATTATCCGGACTGCCTTCAGCACAAGCACATACTACAGCTAGGGGCTATGCGGATCAAGGTAGATTCGCACCCGGCTCCAAAGAATTCCAGGATGCGTTTAATAAAGCAACCACTACATCAATAGGAGAGGGTGGCTCTCAGTTTAAAGATAAATCAGGCGTTTACCATTTTGAAGGGCAGTATAATCTTACCCCATATATAAAGGTGATAGATGTTTTGGTTGGGGCAAGTTATCGGTGGTACGATCTTAAATCTAACGGCACTATTTTCGCAGACGATCCCGACAGCCTTGGGTCCATAAAAATTTCAGAGGTTGGTGCATTTATGCAGTTGCAGAAATCACTGCTGAAAGATGTTCTCAAGTTGTCTGCTTCCGGAAGATTTGATAAAAATCAAAACTTTGAAGGCCGGTTCACTCCCCGCATAACGGCGTCTGTAAAAGTTGCTAAAGACAATCACATCAGGCTTTCTTATCAACAAGCCTATCGGTTTCCTACAAACCAGGATCAGTGGATCAATCTCAGAACACCAGGCAGTATCCTGATAGGTTGCTTACCAGGCTTTAATGACTATTATAAATTCTCTACTTCAAATCCCGTATTTTCCGCACAGAGCGTGGTTAATTACCGGGCAGCCTACGCCCAAACCGGTGTTGCCGATCCTACATTGCTGGAACGTGTGCAGTTAAAAACGGTTGTTCCGGAATCGATGCAGTCTTTTGAAATCGGTTATCGCGGTATCATCGCCAAAAAACTTTTGATAGACGCTTATTTTTATACCAGCAAGTATAAAAACTTTATAGGAAGAGAAGCAGTAGCAGGTGGCCAAAGTATGAGCGAGGCCGCTACTTACGGCGAACTGCTGAGTCCGTTTACTTCGACGAATTACTCTTTCGTTAAAAACAGTCCTACACCTGTAAAAGCAACCGGCTGGGGTTTTGGAGCTGAGTACTCTGCGGGTAAAGGTTATACCATTAAAGGCAATGTTTATGGAGATCAGCTGCAGGACGTACCGGAAGATTTTGTAACGTTCTTCAACACACCTAAGATTCGTTACAACCTTGGTTTTGGTAATGCAAATGTTTACAAAGGCCTTGGCTTTAACGTACTTTATAAATGGCAGGACGATGTAAGTTGGGAAGGTACATTCGGTTCCGGTACCATACCATCTTTTGGTACGATGGACCTTTTACTGAGTTATAAACTCGGCAAAAGCAAAAACCTTGTCAAGCTGGGTGCTACAAACCTTTTCAACAATTATTACCGCAACGCATTTGGTAATCCTTACATAGGCGGATTATACTATGTAAGTTTTGGATACAATGTATTTTGA
- a CDS encoding 6-pyruvoyl trahydropterin synthase family protein, which produces MVYLTRLEHFNAAHKLYNPKWSKEKNEEMFGPCANENWHGHNFDLFVTIKGEPDADTGFLMDVKKLKVIIKEHVIAKVDHKNLNLDVAFLADKMCSTENLAIGIWNQLTPHLPANVQLHCIKLYETPRIYVEYYGD; this is translated from the coding sequence ATGGTTTACCTCACAAGATTAGAACACTTTAACGCCGCACATAAACTTTACAATCCAAAGTGGAGTAAAGAAAAGAATGAAGAAATGTTTGGCCCATGTGCCAATGAAAACTGGCATGGTCACAACTTCGACCTGTTTGTAACAATCAAAGGAGAACCCGATGCTGACACGGGTTTCCTGATGGATGTAAAGAAGCTCAAGGTTATTATAAAAGAACATGTAATTGCAAAAGTGGACCATAAAAATCTCAACCTCGATGTTGCATTCCTTGCTGATAAAATGTGTAGTACAGAAAATCTTGCCATAGGAATATGGAACCAGTTAACTCCTCATTTACCCGCCAATGTACAGTTGCACTGTATAAAGTTGTATGAAACACCCCGTATTTACGTAGAATATTATGGTGACTAA
- a CDS encoding 6-pyruvoyl trahydropterin synthase family protein yields MSRKVAVYRKEHFNAAHRLHNAAWSNEMNDKVFGKCNNPNYHGHNYELEVKVTGEPNPDTGYVIDMKELSNIINTHVLERFDHKNLNLDTAEFKTLNPTAENIVMVIYDLLRARIDTRFDLQVRLYETPRNFVEFPV; encoded by the coding sequence ATGAGCAGAAAAGTAGCAGTATACAGGAAGGAGCATTTCAATGCAGCGCACAGGTTGCACAACGCTGCGTGGAGCAATGAAATGAATGACAAAGTGTTTGGCAAATGCAACAACCCTAACTATCACGGGCATAATTATGAACTGGAAGTAAAAGTTACCGGCGAACCAAACCCCGATACAGGCTATGTGATCGATATGAAAGAACTCAGCAACATCATCAACACACATGTGCTGGAAAGATTTGACCATAAAAACCTCAATCTCGATACTGCCGAATTCAAAACGCTGAACCCGACAGCAGAAAATATTGTAATGGTTATTTACGACTTGTTGCGTGCCAGGATCGATACACGCTTCGATCTGCAGGTGCGGCTGTACGAAACACCACGCAACTTTGTTGAATTCCCGGTTTGA
- the folE gene encoding GTP cyclohydrolase I FolE, giving the protein MGYTKKETYDEQVTENLVVNYKNILELIGEDADREGLLKTPERIAKAMQYLTQGYSLNAVDILNSAKFHEPISEMVIVKDIEIYSMCEHHMLPFIGKAHVAYIPNGWITGLSKIARVVDVFARRLQVQERLTVQVMDAIRESLNPLGVAVVIEAKHLCMMMRGVQKQNSVTTTSAFYGEFEKDTTRSEFVKLISADLSR; this is encoded by the coding sequence ATGGGTTACACAAAAAAAGAAACATACGATGAGCAGGTTACAGAAAACCTGGTGGTTAATTATAAAAATATACTGGAATTGATTGGCGAAGATGCTGACCGTGAAGGGCTGCTGAAAACGCCGGAGCGCATTGCAAAGGCCATGCAGTATTTAACGCAGGGCTATTCTCTAAATGCGGTTGATATCCTTAACTCTGCCAAATTTCATGAGCCTATCAGCGAGATGGTTATTGTAAAAGACATTGAAATATACAGTATGTGCGAACACCATATGTTGCCATTCATTGGCAAGGCGCACGTAGCCTATATTCCAAACGGATGGATTACGGGTTTAAGTAAGATTGCACGTGTGGTAGATGTGTTTGCACGAAGGCTGCAGGTGCAGGAGCGTTTAACCGTGCAGGTAATGGACGCCATTCGCGAAAGCCTTAACCCGCTTGGCGTTGCGGTTGTTATAGAAGCCAAACATTTGTGTATGATGATGCGTGGCGTGCAAAAGCAAAACTCTGTTACTACCACTTCAGCATTTTATGGTGAGTTTGAAAAAGATACCACGCGCAGCGAGTTTGTAAAGCTCATCAGTGCAGATCTTAGCAGGTAA
- the fabD gene encoding ACP S-malonyltransferase, whose product MSKHAFVFPGQGAQFSGMGKNLYESNENAKQLFEQANDILGFRISEIMFTGTDEQLKQTNVTQPAVFLHSVIAYKTIGGASPDMVAGHSLGEFSALVANNTLSFEDALKLVSIRAGAMQKACDVAPSTMAAVLALDDVKVEEICAAVQAETGEVVVAANYNCPGQLVISGSVKGIEIACDRMKAAGAKRALVLPVGGAFHSPLMAPAREELAAAIQNTHFNEPSCPVYQNVVARAVSSAAEIKTNLIDQLTGAVKWTQSVQAMVADGATQFTEVGPGKVLQGLILKIDKTVQVTGVS is encoded by the coding sequence ATGAGTAAACACGCATTTGTATTTCCCGGCCAGGGCGCACAGTTCAGCGGCATGGGAAAAAACCTGTACGAAAGCAATGAAAATGCTAAGCAGTTATTTGAGCAGGCCAACGATATACTGGGTTTTCGCATAAGTGAGATCATGTTTACCGGTACAGATGAACAGCTAAAACAAACCAACGTAACACAGCCTGCAGTTTTTCTCCATTCTGTTATAGCCTACAAAACCATCGGTGGCGCTTCGCCCGATATGGTTGCAGGTCACTCACTCGGTGAATTTTCTGCGCTCGTAGCCAACAATACATTAAGTTTCGAAGATGCGTTAAAGCTGGTAAGCATACGGGCAGGCGCCATGCAAAAAGCCTGCGATGTTGCACCTTCTACCATGGCGGCTGTATTGGCATTGGACGATGTAAAAGTGGAAGAGATTTGTGCAGCCGTGCAGGCAGAAACAGGCGAGGTAGTTGTTGCTGCAAATTATAACTGCCCGGGTCAGCTTGTAATAAGCGGCTCTGTAAAAGGTATTGAAATAGCCTGCGACAGAATGAAGGCTGCAGGTGCAAAGAGAGCGTTGGTATTACCTGTAGGCGGTGCTTTCCATTCCCCTCTTATGGCACCGGCCAGGGAAGAACTGGCTGCAGCTATTCAGAATACGCATTTTAATGAGCCTTCCTGCCCGGTGTACCAGAATGTAGTTGCAAGGGCAGTTTCTTCGGCCGCAGAAATTAAAACAAACCTTATTGACCAGCTTACCGGCGCAGTAAAATGGACGCAGAGTGTACAGGCAATGGTTGCAGACGGGGCCACTCAATTTACAGAAGTTGGTCCAGGTAAAGTTTTACAGGGCCTGATCCTTAAAATTGATAAAACTGTGCAGGTTACCGGGGTTAGTTAA
- a CDS encoding reprolysin-like metallopeptidase gives MRRLLLLSLVCGGFTASVHAQNDKDLWKQATESSLSQQAKTAFNKHFKPADFRFFRLQEAELKSNLLNTLSEKAIPVSKSSKTISVPNAEGRFEQFRITESSVMAPKLAAKYPGIKTYIGQGIDDKTASIYFDVTPSGFHAMVVSATKPTYYINPADKANSVYVVNARNEADRSAGFKCEMDKAVAASLGNTARSSALTGNADDGKLRTYDLALCVNGEFSQFFLDGTETSDAQRIAKVMDVLTTCIVRANAVYERDFGARLQYVADEDTLVFLDPATDPWPTKPPLFGSSWNSKTQQTIDERIGSGNYDVGHLLGKVPTFGDNNGNAGCIGCVCTNSSKGSGFTAYYDPSLIEYMVIDYWTHEMGHQFGANHTFTYSNEGSGANIEPGSGSTIMGYAGITGSTDVQAHSDDLFSVVSIAQVSNYTKTGNGSTCPVTVNTGNTAPTANAGANYTIPKSTPFALTGAGADVNGGDALTYIWEQVDVFEGGTSNKFPSATSTTGPVFRVYNDSILPVRVFPALPTILAGQTTSTWEALPSVARDLNFRFTVRDNHVGGGNNMSDEMTVTVAATAGPFVVTQPNTNVSWNGGTQQTITWDVAGTNAAPINCANVKISLSTDGGLNFNTVLAANTANDGSEVVTLPNVTSSTCRIKVEAVGNIFFDISNANFAIGGTGPSCLGQYDTNNNNKAANGAVIPFNTDVYGNISVAGDKDFYRFTVTNGGTVSITLTNLPINCDLALINSANTIVGQSKNAGTANETINTTLTPGNYAVRVTAKNSAFDAANCYVLKVTTGTASRSVNAAVNEAITLNNGGAVKVYPNPVTSFLYINLPASSVKHEVRVYDVNGVAVAALSANTHTAKIDLSKVSAGVYFVKVTDNTGKVVYTSRIVKE, from the coding sequence ATGAGAAGACTTCTACTCCTGTCATTAGTATGTGGAGGATTTACAGCATCCGTACATGCTCAGAATGATAAGGACTTATGGAAACAGGCTACTGAGTCATCGCTTAGCCAGCAAGCAAAAACTGCATTCAACAAGCACTTTAAACCAGCAGATTTTCGCTTTTTCAGGTTGCAGGAGGCGGAACTAAAAAGCAATCTGCTAAACACATTGTCTGAGAAAGCGATCCCGGTTTCAAAATCGTCAAAGACCATCTCCGTTCCAAATGCAGAAGGCAGGTTTGAACAATTCCGCATCACTGAATCTTCTGTAATGGCTCCGAAACTAGCTGCAAAATATCCGGGTATCAAAACTTACATTGGCCAGGGTATTGATGACAAAACCGCATCAATATATTTTGATGTTACACCTTCAGGCTTTCACGCAATGGTGGTATCTGCTACAAAACCTACTTACTATATAAACCCTGCCGATAAAGCAAACAGTGTTTATGTGGTAAATGCAAGAAACGAGGCAGACAGGTCTGCAGGTTTTAAATGCGAGATGGATAAAGCGGTAGCAGCTTCGTTAGGTAATACAGCAAGGTCATCAGCTTTAACCGGCAATGCAGATGATGGCAAACTTCGTACATATGACCTTGCACTTTGTGTAAACGGTGAATTTTCCCAATTCTTCCTGGATGGTACAGAAACGAGCGACGCACAAAGAATTGCAAAGGTGATGGATGTACTTACTACATGCATCGTAAGAGCCAATGCAGTATATGAAAGAGATTTTGGTGCAAGGCTGCAATATGTTGCAGATGAAGATACACTCGTGTTTCTCGATCCTGCAACCGATCCATGGCCAACAAAACCACCATTGTTTGGTTCTTCCTGGAACTCGAAAACGCAACAAACAATTGACGAACGCATTGGAAGTGGTAATTACGATGTAGGTCACCTGCTTGGTAAAGTACCAACCTTTGGTGATAACAACGGTAATGCAGGCTGTATTGGCTGTGTTTGTACCAACTCGTCCAAAGGCAGCGGTTTTACTGCCTATTACGATCCTTCACTTATCGAATACATGGTCATAGACTACTGGACACATGAAATGGGTCACCAGTTTGGCGCCAACCATACATTTACTTACAGCAATGAAGGCTCCGGCGCAAACATCGAACCAGGCAGCGGCTCTACCATCATGGGCTATGCAGGTATTACCGGCAGCACCGATGTACAGGCGCATTCAGATGACCTCTTTAGCGTGGTAAGCATTGCACAGGTTTCTAACTATACAAAAACAGGTAATGGTAGTACATGCCCGGTTACAGTAAATACAGGCAATACTGCACCAACTGCCAATGCAGGTGCAAACTATACCATACCAAAATCAACACCTTTTGCTTTAACGGGCGCTGGTGCTGACGTAAACGGCGGCGATGCACTCACTTATATTTGGGAGCAGGTTGATGTTTTTGAAGGTGGCACTTCTAATAAATTCCCTTCTGCCACTTCAACAACAGGCCCCGTATTCCGCGTATATAACGACAGCATTTTGCCGGTAAGAGTTTTCCCGGCATTGCCAACAATACTCGCCGGGCAAACCACTTCTACCTGGGAAGCTTTACCTTCTGTAGCGCGTGATCTTAACTTCCGCTTTACAGTAAGAGACAACCATGTAGGCGGTGGTAACAACATGAGCGATGAAATGACCGTAACTGTGGCTGCAACTGCTGGTCCGTTTGTGGTTACACAGCCAAACACAAATGTTAGCTGGAATGGTGGTACGCAACAAACCATTACCTGGGACGTGGCAGGTACCAATGCTGCCCCAATCAATTGTGCGAATGTAAAGATCAGCCTCTCTACAGACGGCGGTCTTAATTTCAATACCGTACTGGCTGCAAATACTGCTAATGATGGAAGTGAGGTGGTAACATTACCCAATGTAACCAGCAGCACCTGCCGTATAAAAGTAGAGGCTGTTGGCAATATCTTCTTCGATATTTCCAATGCAAATTTTGCTATTGGCGGTACAGGTCCTTCATGCCTTGGCCAGTACGATACAAACAACAACAACAAAGCGGCCAATGGTGCAGTAATTCCATTCAACACAGATGTGTATGGCAATATAAGCGTGGCAGGTGATAAAGACTTTTATCGTTTTACTGTAACAAATGGCGGTACTGTTTCCATCACACTTACTAACCTGCCGATCAACTGTGATCTTGCGCTCATCAACAGTGCCAATACAATTGTTGGGCAATCTAAAAATGCAGGCACAGCAAATGAAACAATCAATACAACATTAACACCGGGCAACTATGCTGTACGCGTAACTGCTAAAAACAGTGCATTTGACGCGGCTAATTGTTATGTATTGAAAGTAACAACAGGTACTGCATCACGTAGTGTAAATGCGGCAGTCAATGAAGCAATAACCCTGAATAATGGTGGTGCGGTAAAAGTCTATCCAAACCCGGTTACTTCCTTCCTGTACATCAATCTACCGGCCTCTTCTGTTAAGCACGAAGTAAGGGTGTATGATGTAAACGGTGTGGCTGTTGCAGCACTAAGTGCAAACACACATACTGCTAAAATTGACCTGTCTAAAGTAAGCGCAGGCGTTTATTTTGTAAAGGTTACAGACAATACCGGCAAAGTAGTGTATACTTCAAGGATTGTAAAAGAATAA
- a CDS encoding NIPSNAP family protein has protein sequence MKKICCFATVLLCMSFVVCNSASAQKNPDREYYKIVIYHYKTADQEKQLDQYLENALLPALHRQKVADVGVFKPLANDTAADKQLYMFMPFKSLKDMAGVDADVKNDKSYQAAGTSYINAVYDNPPYTRLETIIIYAFSMAPKMQLPQLKAAANERVYELRSYESATEKIFANKVHMFNEGGEVPLFKRLNFNAVFYGEVVAGSKMPNLMYMTTFENMADRDAHWKSFGEDAEWKQLSAKPEYQKNVQHIDIIFLRPTTYSDF, from the coding sequence ATGAAAAAAATATGCTGCTTTGCCACTGTACTGCTTTGTATGTCTTTCGTGGTTTGCAATAGTGCATCGGCCCAAAAAAATCCTGACCGCGAATATTATAAGATAGTAATCTACCATTATAAAACTGCAGACCAGGAAAAACAACTCGATCAGTATCTCGAAAACGCATTGCTGCCCGCCCTACACAGGCAAAAGGTTGCAGACGTAGGTGTTTTTAAACCGCTTGCCAATGACACAGCCGCGGATAAACAACTTTACATGTTTATGCCATTTAAATCTTTAAAAGACATGGCCGGCGTTGATGCTGATGTAAAAAACGACAAATCTTACCAGGCTGCCGGCACCAGCTACATCAACGCTGTGTATGACAACCCGCCGTATACAAGACTCGAGACAATCATCATTTATGCATTTTCTATGGCGCCAAAAATGCAATTACCACAACTGAAAGCTGCAGCAAATGAAAGAGTATATGAATTACGCAGTTACGAGAGTGCCACAGAAAAAATATTTGCCAACAAAGTACACATGTTCAACGAAGGTGGTGAGGTGCCGCTTTTTAAACGACTTAACTTCAATGCCGTTTTTTATGGCGAAGTTGTTGCCGGTTCTAAAATGCCCAACCTGATGTACATGACCACTTTCGAAAATATGGCCGACAGAGATGCACATTGGAAATCTTTTGGTGAAGACGCGGAATGGAAGCAACTTTCCGCAAAACCCGAGTACCAAAAAAATGTACAGCACATCGATATTATCTTTTTACGCCCGACTACTTATTCAGATTTTTAG